Proteins found in one Methanomassiliicoccus sp. genomic segment:
- a CDS encoding GNAT family N-acetyltransferase, translated as MDPLIGRWLCNEAEYLRILSEVTSSPMEEDDEVLMASMRGTHPFFNEALIKDASAAPSRSSLWTMESFYRRHDQPYMVHACCTPDPARFRKVMSDNGYALEAINTAMAVNASTLNPVPRPSGVRLRPVGTSEDLMRFCRTACRGNELPPSLEEELVRLMSGIDPRSASRLTPFIAERGNESVATSVLLESVDCGVYFVSTVPEERGRGIGAWLTYETVRRGLSDDCRSTFVEASPAGCSMYRRLGFTDIALADEYVKLR; from the coding sequence GTGGACCCCCTGATAGGCAGATGGCTGTGCAATGAGGCAGAGTACCTGCGCATACTTAGCGAGGTGACCAGTTCCCCAATGGAGGAGGACGATGAAGTCCTTATGGCCAGCATGAGGGGGACCCATCCGTTCTTTAACGAGGCCCTCATCAAGGACGCGTCCGCCGCACCGTCGCGCAGCTCGCTATGGACGATGGAGAGCTTCTACCGTCGCCATGATCAGCCATATATGGTCCATGCCTGCTGCACCCCCGATCCCGCGAGGTTCAGGAAAGTCATGTCTGATAACGGCTATGCCCTGGAGGCCATCAACACGGCCATGGCCGTGAACGCATCAACGTTGAACCCTGTGCCCCGGCCATCCGGGGTGCGCCTTCGGCCGGTGGGAACGTCCGAGGACCTGATGCGGTTCTGCCGGACAGCGTGCCGGGGGAACGAGCTCCCACCATCCCTGGAGGAGGAGCTGGTGCGTCTGATGTCAGGCATCGATCCTCGATCGGCATCCCGGCTGACGCCGTTCATAGCGGAACGGGGGAATGAGTCCGTGGCCACCTCCGTTCTCCTAGAGAGCGTGGATTGCGGCGTGTATTTCGTCTCCACCGTCCCCGAGGAGCGCGGGAGAGGCATCGGTGCATGGCTCACATACGAGACCGTCAGGCGAGGGCTGTCCGATGACTGCAGGTCGACCTTTGTGGAGGCTTCACCGGCCGGGTGCTCGATGTACCGCCGTCTGGGATTCACCGATATTGCCCTGGCCGATGAGTACGTGAAACTGCGGTGA
- a CDS encoding DNA-deoxyinosine glycosylase translates to MHTTGLPPVINGSSRVIVLGSMPSIMSLNLHQYYGNPRNQFWTIMYSLFGMEPHLDYGERIAFLMERGIALWDVIESCVRKGSLDSSIAQERTNDLNRLFMSFPAIGLVVFNGIKAERSFRTKAVLEDTVEGRLQFYTVPSSSPANTARLEVKRKEWSTIKAYLDERRDRY, encoded by the coding sequence ATGCATACGACCGGTCTCCCACCAGTCATCAACGGCTCGTCCCGTGTCATCGTGCTCGGGAGCATGCCGAGCATCATGTCTCTTAACCTGCATCAATACTACGGCAACCCCAGGAACCAGTTCTGGACGATCATGTACTCACTGTTCGGGATGGAGCCTCACCTGGATTACGGGGAACGTATCGCCTTTCTGATGGAGAGGGGGATCGCCCTATGGGACGTGATAGAGAGCTGTGTGAGGAAGGGGAGCCTGGACAGTTCTATCGCACAGGAGAGGACCAACGACCTGAACCGCCTCTTCATGAGCTTTCCCGCCATCGGTCTCGTGGTCTTCAATGGCATCAAGGCCGAGAGGTCCTTCCGGACCAAGGCGGTCCTTGAAGACACCGTTGAAGGAAGACTGCAGTTCTATACAGTTCCTTCCAGTTCACCTGCCAATACTGCTAGGCTCGAAGTGAAAAGGAAAGAGTGGTCTACCATCAAGGCATATCTGGATGAGCGGAGGGACCGCTACTAG
- a CDS encoding zinc ribbon domain-containing protein, protein MGGGGLASSIDTAKDMLVRTRLINQRIDGLMELHKQVIGHRSQLETGPFTRNDRLRSDLLFRLEGIDRLIRSANHTEARGSLNAYDLAFKWSQPLLIRMLRVKDLSQEGGSDTLGRVDASLQEIENKIILEDYLGADDALKEMEALIEEPSADVEAVVSQPTLPTPEGIRRGDTVCGLCDAEIALGAIMCPVCGYDLRSAISECGSCGRKVSEAFNNCPYCGAGTSRGRKI, encoded by the coding sequence ATGGGAGGTGGCGGACTGGCAAGTTCCATAGACACAGCAAAGGATATGCTGGTACGCACGAGGCTCATCAACCAGCGCATCGATGGACTAATGGAGCTGCATAAGCAAGTGATAGGGCACAGGTCCCAGTTGGAAACGGGTCCTTTCACCAGGAACGATAGGCTCCGATCAGATTTATTGTTCAGGCTGGAGGGGATCGACAGGCTCATCAGGTCGGCTAATCATACTGAGGCCAGAGGTAGTTTGAACGCTTACGATCTGGCTTTCAAGTGGAGCCAACCTCTTTTGATCAGGATGTTGAGGGTCAAGGACCTATCCCAGGAGGGCGGTTCCGACACCCTTGGAAGGGTGGATGCCTCTCTGCAGGAGATCGAGAACAAGATAATTCTCGAGGACTACCTAGGTGCAGACGATGCCCTGAAAGAGATGGAGGCCTTGATAGAGGAACCCTCGGCTGACGTCGAGGCCGTTGTATCACAGCCCACCTTACCCACACCAGAGGGCATCCGCCGTGGTGATACGGTATGCGGCCTCTGCGATGCGGAGATAGCTCTCGGAGCGATCATGTGCCCCGTTTGCGGTTATGATCTAAGATCGGCCATATCGGAATGCGGCAGCTGCGGTCGAAAAGTGTCCGAAGCATTCAACAACTGCCCATACTGCGGAGCGGGAACGTCGAGAGGGAGAAAGATTTGA
- a CDS encoding amino acid permease, whose translation MGPPTKEKVVLTRKLNTFDVTNMVVGSIIGADIYIATGLSAHLVGPAALVIWVIAGVIAMVIALSFSYCVTLLPRVGGPYAYVKDVSTPFAGFMVGWSLLLAQWFSLAVFPVAFAQYFTTLVPGVDAFGVILLKAGFVTFIMVTNIVSVKAAGRANDVLTIIKLLPLVMIVIGGLFFMFIHPSTVGDNLSPFFTGDAGSFGNALVLVFWAYAGFELSTLPAENVERPERTIPRSIMIGMMIVIAFYLLTNLVVVGSVSQEALISSGTPLITTAHLLFDPFTAVAPILLAIVGIGALFSIMGADESGTIGSTQLAYAMSLDGLLPHSLARKGKRSDAPYVAIIVLCSSAFIISVFGGLSSLINASVFLLSFVYLSTCLSTIGLMKKYPERGRSFRGKLAVPIAGAAFSLLLIFLTGPWEILVSMVLLTVGVPIYMFFSPKKELAAAKAAFLSTEAVLARAAAQSTKFLAHPLHHIKLLIYRRKDVEPAFKIVEHDRR comes from the coding sequence ATGGGACCACCGACAAAGGAGAAGGTCGTGCTCACCAGGAAGCTCAATACCTTCGATGTGACGAACATGGTGGTCGGTTCCATCATCGGGGCGGACATATACATAGCTACGGGGCTCTCGGCCCATCTGGTTGGTCCTGCTGCGCTTGTAATATGGGTAATCGCCGGCGTAATCGCCATGGTCATCGCCCTGAGCTTCTCCTACTGCGTTACCCTGCTCCCCCGGGTGGGAGGCCCATACGCCTACGTGAAGGACGTATCCACTCCCTTCGCTGGCTTCATGGTTGGGTGGAGCCTGCTCTTGGCTCAGTGGTTCTCCCTAGCGGTGTTCCCGGTGGCCTTCGCCCAGTACTTCACGACCTTGGTACCGGGCGTCGATGCCTTCGGTGTCATACTGCTGAAAGCCGGCTTCGTCACGTTCATCATGGTCACCAACATAGTCAGCGTTAAAGCGGCGGGACGGGCGAACGATGTCCTCACCATCATAAAGTTGCTCCCGCTGGTGATGATTGTGATAGGTGGCTTGTTCTTCATGTTCATCCATCCATCGACGGTGGGCGACAACCTGAGCCCATTTTTCACCGGTGATGCCGGGTCGTTTGGCAACGCCCTAGTGCTAGTGTTCTGGGCTTACGCGGGGTTCGAGCTCTCGACGCTGCCGGCGGAGAACGTGGAACGGCCGGAGCGGACCATCCCTCGCTCCATTATGATCGGAATGATGATCGTGATCGCCTTCTACCTACTGACCAACCTGGTAGTGGTCGGTAGCGTCAGCCAGGAAGCTCTGATAAGTTCAGGCACACCGCTCATCACCACCGCCCATCTGTTGTTCGATCCTTTCACTGCCGTAGCCCCGATCCTCCTGGCGATCGTAGGCATAGGGGCCCTGTTCTCCATCATGGGGGCGGACGAGTCAGGCACCATTGGCTCCACTCAACTGGCCTACGCCATGTCCCTGGACGGTCTCCTGCCCCATTCATTGGCTAGAAAGGGCAAGAGGAGCGATGCTCCGTACGTCGCCATCATCGTCCTCTGTTCCAGCGCGTTCATCATCAGCGTCTTTGGAGGGTTGTCGTCCCTCATCAACGCGTCCGTGTTCCTGCTATCCTTCGTCTACCTGAGCACGTGCCTGTCCACCATCGGACTGATGAAAAAATATCCCGAACGGGGGAGGTCGTTCAGAGGGAAGCTAGCGGTACCTATTGCTGGCGCAGCATTCTCCCTCCTACTGATATTCCTAACAGGACCGTGGGAGATCCTGGTATCCATGGTCCTGCTTACAGTGGGTGTCCCTATATACATGTTCTTCTCGCCCAAGAAGGAGCTGGCCGCTGCTAAGGCGGCGTTCCTTTCCACCGAGGCGGTGCTGGCCCGGGCCGCCGCCCAGAGCACCAAATTTCTTGCCCACCCCCTCCATCACATCAAGCTGCTGATCTACCGCAGGAAGGACGTGGAACCCGCTTTCAAGATTGTGGAACACGATAGACGATAA
- a CDS encoding AsnC family transcriptional regulator: MDETDVLIIKELAIDARLPYRDLADRLSLSVNGLHKRIQQLISKGIIVGFRANITPLVTGGSVIGLCGRSSSTDLSATIEHLGGHECTARVIATGGQFLYVDAFLRNNQELFDYQSFAREVGKIDDLKTLALFTIGEPPSKDPLTKLDYRIVRALSDDCRRPLQEVAADIGSTAKTVKRRIEHMEANHYVSFNIDLILCSSGDLISIVHAKLRPDRRLEDMFPVLINRKDPHTLGISASNVEPGMMIFSMWARDLKELREAERSLNSGDDFESMFSNLYYDMRIYPTWSKKLVEARAK, encoded by the coding sequence ATGGACGAGACGGACGTTCTTATAATCAAGGAACTGGCGATCGACGCTCGACTGCCGTACCGGGACCTCGCCGACCGCCTGTCCCTTTCCGTAAACGGACTTCATAAGCGCATCCAGCAGCTAATCTCCAAGGGCATCATCGTGGGATTTCGGGCCAACATCACTCCGCTGGTGACCGGCGGGAGCGTCATCGGCCTGTGCGGCCGGTCCTCCTCCACCGACCTGTCCGCTACCATCGAACACCTTGGCGGCCATGAATGCACCGCCAGGGTCATCGCCACCGGAGGCCAGTTCCTCTACGTGGACGCCTTCCTTCGCAACAATCAGGAACTGTTCGATTACCAGTCCTTCGCCCGTGAGGTTGGTAAGATCGACGACCTGAAGACCCTAGCATTGTTCACCATCGGGGAGCCGCCGTCGAAGGATCCCTTGACCAAGCTAGACTACCGCATCGTGCGAGCGTTGTCGGACGATTGCCGCCGCCCCCTGCAGGAAGTGGCCGCTGATATAGGCTCAACCGCCAAGACCGTGAAGCGGAGGATCGAGCACATGGAGGCCAACCACTATGTGAGCTTCAACATCGACCTCATCCTATGCTCCTCCGGAGACCTCATATCCATCGTCCACGCCAAGCTACGGCCGGACCGCCGCCTGGAGGACATGTTCCCGGTATTGATCAACAGGAAGGACCCCCACACCCTGGGGATATCCGCATCGAACGTGGAACCGGGCATGATGATATTCTCCATGTGGGCGCGGGACCTCAAGGAGCTGCGGGAGGCGGAAAGAAGCCTCAACTCCGGCGACGACTTTGAGTCCATGTTCTCGAACCTGTACTACGACATGCGCATCTACCCCACTTGGTCGAAAAAGCTCGTCGAGGCGCGAGCGAAGTGA
- a CDS encoding ABC transporter ATP-binding protein gives MAARVHDLKSPPLGSMFQRVEHMEAIIIEDLVKKYGQFTAVDRATLRVDEGTVYGLIGPNGAGKSTIIRSLLGLIPYQSGKVIVSGTDMSGPDAQRKIRVGYLPQKAAFQEWRTCEQALLTLGRLSGLEGETLSTRVDEVLAQLGLEEHRKRKVNKLSGGTLQKLGLAQAMLHEPSVLILDEPMASLDPASRFMFKKIIRELRDSGTTILFSSHILSDVEDLADAVGLLQNGRVRYSGPIDGLERMVSLRSELVVELADDKGEWRSVSVPGTDIRQPSPGWLVVHIEDAAQWDALASRIVEALMKAGCHIRAFNRHDPKLEDVYMAYVGGSQ, from the coding sequence TTGGCCGCCAGGGTACATGACCTCAAGAGCCCGCCCCTCGGTTCGATGTTCCAGAGAGTTGAGCACATGGAAGCTATCATCATCGAGGACCTGGTAAAGAAGTATGGACAGTTCACGGCCGTGGACCGCGCCACCCTGAGGGTGGACGAGGGTACTGTCTACGGGCTTATTGGGCCGAACGGAGCAGGCAAGTCGACCATCATCCGCTCCCTGCTGGGGCTCATCCCCTACCAGAGCGGGAAGGTGATAGTGTCGGGGACGGACATGAGCGGCCCTGATGCCCAGAGGAAGATCAGGGTGGGCTACCTTCCCCAGAAGGCGGCGTTCCAGGAGTGGAGGACCTGCGAGCAGGCCCTCCTGACCCTCGGGCGTCTCTCCGGCCTGGAAGGCGAGACCTTATCCACGAGAGTGGACGAGGTATTAGCCCAGCTGGGCCTGGAGGAGCACCGGAAGAGGAAGGTCAACAAACTTTCCGGGGGGACGCTGCAGAAGCTGGGGCTGGCCCAAGCGATGCTGCACGAGCCATCCGTGCTGATTTTAGACGAGCCCATGGCCTCCCTGGACCCGGCCAGTCGGTTCATGTTCAAGAAGATCATCAGGGAGCTGAGGGATTCTGGGACCACTATCCTATTCTCGTCCCACATATTGTCTGACGTTGAGGACCTGGCCGATGCCGTGGGACTCCTACAGAACGGAAGGGTGCGCTACTCCGGACCGATTGACGGGCTGGAGAGGATGGTGTCCCTGCGCTCGGAGCTGGTGGTGGAGCTGGCGGACGATAAAGGGGAGTGGAGGTCGGTGAGCGTCCCCGGGACGGACATCCGTCAACCCTCGCCCGGCTGGCTTGTTGTGCACATCGAGGATGCCGCGCAGTGGGATGCTCTGGCATCGAGGATCGTGGAGGCTCTGATGAAGGCTGGCTGCCACATCCGGGCGTTCAACCGCCACGACCCCAAGCTCGAGGACGTGTACATGGCCTACGTGGGGGGATCGCAATGA
- a CDS encoding ABC transporter permease subunit, whose translation MSLGLLFRDEVNGFYRSKVMIALLVGMPLIAVLMYLLSPDLEGMPLGAFTAVTISSMAGLLASTTLAVSIINERTQGVYDLFLVRPVKRSHLLLAKYLAVVACVIAAAIFALLVANAYDWSVLGYVELDGLGQPALVVVTMAAVSCAVAVLVGTLVRSVLLGVILTIYGGNQLSAVIVLSSLENVVSMEMAAMIGLALATIVLASALVLFSRKVSS comes from the coding sequence ATGAGCCTCGGCCTGCTGTTCAGGGACGAGGTCAACGGATTCTACCGCTCCAAGGTCATGATAGCCCTGCTGGTCGGTATGCCCCTTATCGCCGTTCTAATGTACCTCCTGTCCCCGGACCTGGAGGGGATGCCCCTGGGCGCCTTCACCGCAGTGACCATATCGTCGATGGCAGGGCTGCTGGCCTCGACCACGCTCGCTGTGAGCATCATCAACGAGAGGACGCAGGGCGTGTACGACCTCTTCCTGGTGCGGCCGGTGAAGCGCTCTCACCTCCTGCTGGCAAAGTACCTGGCAGTGGTGGCCTGTGTCATCGCAGCGGCCATCTTCGCTCTGCTGGTGGCGAACGCCTATGACTGGTCCGTCTTAGGTTATGTGGAGCTGGATGGGCTGGGGCAGCCGGCGCTGGTCGTGGTGACCATGGCGGCCGTGTCCTGCGCGGTAGCGGTGCTGGTCGGCACCCTCGTGAGGTCAGTGCTGCTGGGCGTGATCCTCACCATCTACGGAGGGAACCAGCTCTCGGCGGTGATAGTCCTCAGCTCGCTGGAGAACGTGGTGTCTATGGAGATGGCGGCGATGATCGGCCTGGCGCTGGCAACGATCGTACTGGCATCGGCCCTGGTGCTCTTCTCCCGCAAGGTCAGCAGCTGA
- a CDS encoding DUF1801 domain-containing protein, producing the protein MANTPQPSRKGVHRSSEGSADVGVKGLTKSPGPGAGKADGESAVLEAIAKMPQPYRSMGERIHAIIRTTAPALVPRLWYGMPAYSKDGKVVCFFRGGNKFEERYMTFGFDDVANLDEGNMWPVAYALTELTAAEEKKIADLVRRAVS; encoded by the coding sequence ATGGCGAATACACCACAGCCATCTCGCAAAGGGGTGCATAGGTCAAGCGAGGGTTCTGCCGACGTGGGCGTGAAGGGATTGACCAAATCCCCCGGCCCGGGCGCGGGCAAAGCGGACGGGGAGAGCGCCGTCCTCGAGGCCATCGCCAAGATGCCACAGCCATATCGGTCAATGGGAGAGCGGATCCATGCCATTATCAGGACCACGGCACCGGCCCTGGTGCCGAGACTCTGGTACGGAATGCCCGCGTACTCCAAGGACGGGAAGGTCGTCTGCTTCTTCCGCGGCGGGAACAAGTTCGAGGAGAGGTACATGACGTTCGGTTTCGACGATGTGGCTAACCTCGACGAAGGGAATATGTGGCCGGTCGCTTACGCGCTGACGGAGCTGACCGCCGCTGAGGAGAAAAAGATCGCCGATCTCGTGAGGAGAGCGGTGAGCTGA
- a CDS encoding 4-oxalocrotonate tautomerase: MPIITLEMGPLSSEQKEKLIISFTRDVCDVTGMPPEAMVVLIRELSRENMGVGGHQLSSMNVRR, translated from the coding sequence ATGCCAATAATTACACTGGAAATGGGGCCGCTGTCGAGCGAACAGAAGGAGAAGCTGATCATCTCATTCACCCGGGATGTCTGCGACGTGACAGGCATGCCGCCGGAGGCGATGGTCGTGCTCATACGTGAGCTCAGCAGGGAGAATATGGGCGTGGGCGGCCACCAGCTGTCCTCTATGAACGTTAGGCGATGA
- a CDS encoding helix-turn-helix transcriptional regulator, translating to MRQKKYHGPVEATVDILAGRWKPLILWALRDGTLRFGQIADELSIVTPNITQRMLTKQLRELEDDGLVARKVYPEVPPRVEYTLTERYRTLMPIVEMMYIWGNEHMADRIGSGSEDKDPQQR from the coding sequence ATGCGTCAGAAGAAGTACCATGGTCCGGTCGAAGCGACCGTTGACATTCTAGCCGGCCGGTGGAAACCGCTGATCCTCTGGGCTCTCCGGGACGGAACGCTCCGGTTCGGGCAGATCGCTGACGAGCTCTCTATCGTCACTCCGAACATCACTCAGAGGATGCTCACCAAGCAGCTTCGCGAGCTGGAGGACGATGGGCTCGTTGCCAGGAAGGTGTACCCTGAGGTGCCGCCCAGAGTGGAGTACACGCTCACCGAAAGATACAGGACGCTAATGCCAATAGTTGAGATGATGTACATCTGGGGAAATGAGCACATGGCCGACCGGATCGGAAGTGGAAGCGAAGATAAGGATCCTCAGCAACGGTGA